The nucleotide window AGGGAGACTCTTAGGGGAATCAGAAAGTTCTCTTCTTGGAAATGACTCCTGAACTGAGCTTTGGAGTTGTTTAGAGATTTCGGGCTGCAGGAATGAGAGCTTTCTAGTCAACAGAGAATGGAGGCAGGACAAGGGAGTGTTGAGGACAGAGTCACAAATGGGATAGCTTGGCCTGAAACACAGTGTGTTTGAGAGGAATCAACGTGAAACTAATTTGGAAAAACGGATTGGAGTGAGATTATAAAGGAAAGACTACTACTGGGTATCAGAagcagaagacttgggttcaaatccctgcttTGCTATTTACTGCTTGTGTGAATTTGGACAAGGCATCTgggcatctataaaatgagactctAGCATCCCTTCTGGTTGTAAATCTTGGAATCTGGGACCTACTGGTGTTCTCAGGGCTTCCCCCTGCCCCCTGGAAGCCTAAACTGAGCTTTGCACGAAGATAGTGCTAGAGGGATGGGTAGACACTGGAGGGGACCAAAGTCCTGCCATGCCTGCTATGTCTGGCCAGCGCTGTCAGGGCTCAGGGGAAGCTGACAAATAGCCAGGGAGATGGCTTCTCAAATAGCCTGACATGGATGAGCATGTCTTCTGGGTCCTGAAGAGACAAAGCCCAAAAGCTGGCCTTGCCCAAGCGTCAGGTAACCCTGGGAGTCATCCTCTCCTCCACCCCCCTCCAGGCAGCCCTGCCACCTTAACACTTTTACCATTTCAGATTATTTTCAAGGTGTGTTTGGGAGCTTAGAACAAACTTATTGCCTCCCAGGCAAACCCAACCCATGAATGTTTAGGATTAATTATCTCTTCCCTCATTTGAGCCCAACAACCTCCCCAAACATATATAAAGGGATGTGTGCTGCAGAGGTcttcagtttttctctctcctgcctctcaGTATTGCTGCTCCAGCCTCACTGCTTTTCTTCCCATCCAATTCATCATGCACAGACAAGTCTGCAAGACCTCCGGAGGTGGGAGCAAGGGCTTCTCTGGCCGCTCTGCCGTGGTCTCTGGCAGCAGCCGCATGAGCTGTGTGGCCCGAACAGGACGCACTGGCGGAGGGGTCTGTGGGTCCCGTGGTGGGGCCGGTGGCTTTAGTAGCCATAGTCTCTACAACTTGGGCGGCAACAAGAGCATCTGCAGCAGTGTGGCTGGTGGTTCCAGGGGTGGGGCCTTTGGTTTTGGAGGTGGATTTGGAAGCTGTGGAGGTGGATTTGGAGGTGGCAGGGGAGTAGGAGGTGGCTTTGGGGGGGCTGGTGGCTTTGGAGGGGCTGGTGGCTTTGGTGGCCCTGGTGGCTTTGGAGGAGTTGGTGGCTTTGGTGGCCCTGGTGGCTTTGGGCCTGGTGGCTTCCCTGGTGGGATTCAAGAAGTGACTGTCAACCAGAGCCTCCTACAGCCCCTCAATGTGGAGATTGACCCCCAGATTGGGGCTGTGAGAACCCAGGAGCGGGAGCAGATCAAGACCCTCAACAACAAGTTTGCCTCCTTCATTGACAAGGTGATACTCTGACCCAGATCCCTTTTCCCTGCTCCTTAATGGGTGAGGGACTTGTGCTTGGAGTTTAGGgtcatatttctatttctacttctattctatttctattgtatttctatttctagaATGGGAAGCATGAGTAGAACGATGAGAGAATGCTAAGAGGGGTAGTGGTTGAAATGGTATAATTATAGGACTCAGAGGGGCCTTAGGGCTCATGTgcagatttttattttacagaggaggaaactgggaattatagaggggaaatgacttatccaaggtgaCACAGGTgctcaggatttgaatccaagaccgtTTGACTCCAAATGTGATGTTCTTTTCATGTTCATGACTAATGTACCTATAAAGTAAGGTTAAATGACCCTCCCTGTCCTCCCCAAATTTTCCTATTTACCAGATAAATTAGTTATCTAAGTAACGCAGCATTGGGAGCTGAGCTCCAGATCTGAAACAGGTGGCATCTGTGCGTATTTCTGGGGCAGGGCTAGATTCAGTCAGGggaaaggcagaatttaaatAAACGACTATCTGGTGAACTTTAACCTGAGCCAAAATTCTTCCATAAGGGGAAAACCATATATGTGTATCGTATCTTCAGCCTACTACTTTTCTCCCTGTTAACATGTAGCTTTTGttgatatgtatattttatagtGTATTACATTGAGAAAAACATAGAAATTAAGGTCAGAGGATCCTTCATTGCGTCCCCATGAACATTTTCTGGAAATGTATTTTGTCTTCCATGTTGCGCTGCCTTTCTTTCTCAATTATAACTGAGTTAAAGTTGAGCAAGCTTCCAGACCCATTTTCCAAGGGGTGCTACTTGTCAAGAATCCAGGTTTATcctggaagggaggagaaaggagaaagagaactgGTGACTTGGAGTCTGTGTCTTTCTGGTTTGTCAGAAGGAGGCCTGGGGTTTCAAGGACTCTTTTGGGGCCTGTGTGATTGGCCTCTCCCAGGATCTGAGTTGAAGTAGGGTTTGCCTTCCCCAATATGACATGTCAATCAGAATTATTAATACTAGCCCTGAAGACACACCCTCAGCAGGAGTTCAAAGAAGCCTGAGAATCAAATGTGTTCATTTTAACAGTCTACTAGATTTTTGCAAATTAAGCCTGAGTCATGGAGTTCCCAGGCTTAGCAAGGAGTCAATTCATCCATCTTTCTGCATCTGAACAGAGctgattttcattcattttgtctttttctcttcattttgtgaTTGTAGCAGAAAGAACAATGGGTTTTCCATAAAGAAAGGAGccttgggttcagattctgactATCCCTTGTTAGCTGTAATCTTCTCctacttcccccccacccccagttctcCCAATtctgaaatgagggagttgaactaaaCAATCTTTATGATGCTTTCCAACATGAGAAAAAATCCCCTGAATTTTCTCTCATTGTCCAGTGTAGACAAGAGCCCTGGACTCCCGGTACAGCTGTGGCCAAAGATTCTAAGACTTTCCACTGGGATGCTTGTCTTTTCCCTTCCATTGCAGACTGCTAGTCTGATGCCATTTCCCCCATGCTTTACAGGTGCGGTTCCTGGAGCAGCAGAACAAGGTCTTGGAGACCAAGTGGGACCTACTTCAGCAGCAGGGTACCAACTCTGTCACTGGCACCAACAACCTCAATCCCCTCTTTGAGAGCTACATCAGCAACCTTCGGAGTGTTCTGGATAGGCTTCAGGGGGAGCGAGGGAACCTGGATGGAGAGCTGAGGAACATGCAAGAGTTGGTGGAAGACTTCAAAAAGAAGTGAGTGCTCCATAGCTGGAGATTCTCCTCCTGGCAGTTTAGTAGCAACATGTGGTAGTAAGGAACAAAGTCaatatttgaatttgggtcttctgagttcagatctagtgctctttctattcTACCTCAAGGTCCCCATTCCATTTCTCTGATTCCTTAAGAGAGCTCAAGCTTTCTGAGTCTCAGTATCCCCATAGGTAAAAAGGGGATAGTAATACTTACAAGACCTATCTCATAGGGATATTGTGAGAAAATTACTTTTGGAACCATAAACCTGTGTAAATGTGCTGTTATTATACCAAACTTAGTTCTGGTTTTCCTTCATCCCTATAgatatgaagatgaaatcaacagACGCACAGGGGCTGAAAATGAATTTGTGACTCTGAAGAAGGTGAGTGAGAAATGTGCCAGAGAAAaaggagagtaaaaaaaaaggtgattgaGGAAGGCATGAGACCTCTGGGTACTGCCACAtaggctctgtgtgtgtgtgtgtgtgtgtgtgtgtgtgtgtgtgtgtgtgtgtgtNatttagagtgtgtgtgtgtgtgtgtgtgtgtgtgtgtgtgtgtgtgtgtgtgtgtgtgtgtttggagagCTTGGGAGCTGTGGAAAGCATCTCTCTCACTTCTTTTCCCAGATTCttaactagctgtgagaccctggacaggtcacttaactcctattgtctagcccttaccactcttctgcctaggaactaatacttagtatctattctaagatagtaggtaaaaaaagaaatagactttCTCTTATATTCGGTCCTGCCATAGGACTAATGTTCATTCTGCCTGCTATATTTGCAGTCCATTGGCtaaatcattttagagatgggccTTTATTGTACTTCTTATCTTCCCTCCAGGATGTGGACACCGCCTACATGAATAAGGTTGAGCTGCAGGCTCGGGCAGACAGCCTGATGGATGAAGTCAACTTCTTGAAGGCTCTCTATGATGCAGTAAGGATGCTTCCTGCTTTCTGATGTGGGCTATCTTTGGATACCCTGATATCTTAAGGAGTGTCTTCAGATTTGTGATGGGGGTCCTGAAGGTGACTCCCCTACTTGTCCTTGCTCCCATATCTTTACCACTGGATCCTGGTCTAAAGTCTAAAACAGGAGAGAGCAGGAATGGAAGAGCTCAAGTTCTCACTGCTTATTTATTGAACATCTATGTACCTGGTACTGGGGGAATTACTGGCTATAGCATCCACCCCACAAGGAGTTTGCCATTCATGccacaaacatttaataaacacctACTGCGTGCCAGGTTTTGttatagagacaaagacaaacatgaaataaTCCCTTTCCTTAATGAGCttacattttttgggggggggagaaatAAGACTTTTATGAAATCATAATCAAGCAATAATGTGTACTTAAGGGATAAATAGATCTTGCTGGGTTGTAAGATCCATGAAGGCAGAGACTGGATTTTAGCTAAATTTTGTATGTCCCTAGCACATTTACACAGTGTTATGCACATAATAGGGGCTTAAAGCCTGCCTGTGGAACTGAACTGGAACTGATTTAAATAGAAGTTTGAAAATGAAAAGGACCAGTATGGATTGGAGTAGTCTCAGAAGGCTTCATAGGAGAAGCTTTGAAGGATGGACATGACcagaaaaaatagagagagggatGAGGAAGGAATTCCAGGCTTAGGAGATAGGGAGAGTAGCTAAGGGGTCTTTGTCCTTGCTGTGATCTGGGCTCCAGAGAAATCAGATTATGTGAGTTTAGTGAAAATGTGGACATTAAGTGGCAAGCCTCATAATATGATTGGAATCACTCCTGGGCCCATATGAACTTTCACAGGATGGAGCAGGACTCTGAGGGGCAGAAGCTAGAGTTCTTGGAATAGAGACCGTCCATTTCATACTGAGCAGGACTGAGCAGGACCATTTCTGCCCTACAGGAACTATCCCAGATGCAGAGTCACGTGAGTGATACTTCTGTGATCCTCTCCATGGACAACAACCGCTGTCTGGACTTGAATAGCATCATTGTTGAGGTTCAAGCACAGTTTGAAGAGATCACTGAGAGGAACAAGGCAGAGACCACGGATCTGTACAAGTCCAAGGTAGGTTTCAGAAATCTGCCCCAGGTGTGGACACCATTTACATTCTAACCTGGGACCCTCAGGATAAGTTATCCTTTTGGGGAGAAGCTCCTGTTCTTCCTTGCTCAATAACGTTTTCACACTATTCCTCATCAATCCCTAGAGGTCCCTCACTCTTTGACTTGTCTAGTGGCAAGTATTTATCTTTTAGAGGGAAGAGTCCATCCTTTCCTTTTGAGACTGCACATAAATGACCTTAGAATTCCAGGAAGTTTAATCAGAATGAAGAATTTTCTTTACCCAGCAGTTTCGAATAAGAATAGAGCACTTAAGTTTTCTCATATAGACTTTAGCGAGTCTATGAACTTGGATAGGAAcaatgcatctttattttcactgaaaTTTAGGGGACcaaatgaaatttagcatttccttcaattataaatATGAcaacaaacattattctgaggagtcccaTAGGCTTTATCAGTCTGCCAAAGGGTTCCAAATGCAAAAAATGGTAGAGAGTGACTTGAGGATGTGAAGCAAAGATTAGGGGAGAAGCagtaggaaaaggaaagatgagaGGGTTAGCTGATTGAGAGAGGAGAACTGAATACCCTCAGCAGTTCCCTCTGCCTTTGTCAATCAAGTTTTGCATGCCCAGGAAGGTATGTGCAAAGAAGATGGGCAAAATGGACATTTCTGGCTCAGCGACTTAACTCTATTGGTCAGAGTTTGGTCCAGGACAAAGATATGTTTCTTCTTGAAACACATTCACTCTTCTTTCTTGTCTCTAGCTAGGAGAGCTGCAAACCACAGCTGGAAGGCATGGTGATGACCTGAAGAGCACTAAGAGTGAGATCATGGAACTGAACAGGATGATCCAAAGGATTCGGGCTGAGATTGAGAATGTCAAGAAGCAGGTGGGAGATGGTGCTGAGTGCTCAGGGATTGGATTCCAGGATCCTAGATTGGAAAAAGTCCtgagaggtcatctcatccaaatCCCTGGCTTTTGGCTCTTGCCTAAATAACTCTCTTCTTTTCAAATATCTTTGAAATAACAAAGGAAGGAACAACTAGCAAGATGTCACAGAAGTGGTGGTGATGTTGACATTTATGTTGCCAtctccatttccctctccttatctctgtctctcatttctcAGTAGAGGAATTCAGACATAAACCTAGAGAACTCCCTCAGGAACCTGGAGCTGGGATGCATTTTCCACTCTGATGaccttttctccttcctgtctcttctgACCTTTAGAATGCCAATCTGCAGACAGCCATAGCTGAAGCTGAGCAACGTGGGGAGCTGGCTCTCAAGGATGCCCAGGCTAAACTCCAGGAGCTGCAGAATGCCCTACAAAAGGCCAAGGATGACTTGGCCCGCCTGCTGCGGGACTACCAAGAACTGATGAATGTGAAGTTGGCACTGGATATTGAGATTGCTACCTACAGGAAGCTGTTGGAGGGAGAGGAGTGTAGGTGGGTAGTCTCCCCTGGACCCTAAACGCACACTAAATCAATGTTGGAGAATAGCTGCTTCAACAAGGAGCCCCAACTTTTAGATAAACTTTGTAAAGAAGCTCTGACCTCTGCTAGCTCATTCAGATGAATCTTTGCTAACTGTTGCAACTGTTAGTCCTCAAGGATTGACTTACTAGATTCTTGAATTCAACTTGGGTTTCCAATAATAGTGGGTGAAATTTTTCACCCTGGGCCATGAAACTGAAATATACTTGCTATATAACTGAATCATCTTCCTCCTGCTTCTCCTAATAGGATGTCTGGAGAGTTCCAGAACCCTGTGAGCATCTGTAAGTAGACAAAATCAGGATAAATTTGACAATAACTGTTAATTCCTCATTAACTGTTAATGAAAGGGAGCAATGGAAACCCCAGATTCAATTCGGTGGGAATGCATGTCATTCTGGGGActtcaaattgatttttcatattCTGGGGGTCTTAAGGCAGTATTAAGTGAGTTCGTGTTCCCAATCTATcatgagataatatattaaaaGCAATTGGCAGACTTTAAAGCatgatatattgctatatttgtgtgactttgaacaagtaatttaatctcctttgggctcagtttcctaatttacaAAATGAGAGAGCTGGATCAGATAGTCTCTGGGATGCTTTCCAGATCTAGATTCAGATCCCTGAGCCTATGATTCCTGCCCTGGCGGATAGCTTCAGGGGCAGGTTGAACTAGAGGGAGAGGGATCTAGTTGGGTTTAATCCAAAGCTACATCCTGAAAACCGACAACTAGCTGACTATATTTAAATAAGTTGATAATTCATTATAATTTAGTAAGATAGAAGTGAATTGATTATAAGGTTATTATCCTATATGAAGGCAgcaattattaattataaatggCCATTATATCCTTAAACAGGATTATAAAATTTAAACCTGGAGAAGGTCTTAGACCAGACAgtcccaacctcctcattttgcagatgaggaaactgaggcctagggagttTAAATGGCTTAAGGGCACACAGCAATGAGtcaagtgggatttgaatccgaGTCTCTTGATTTAATATTCTCTCTCCTATAGCACAGTACCTTTagctaattaaaacaaaacaaaacaaaatccttacctttcgccttagaatcagtgctgtgtattggttccaaggtagaagagcagtaagggaatATCTCCCCTGTGCCAGGGCTGGGTGGGATCTTTGGATGAGCCCTGACTGCCATGACGCTGACCTGTCCGgtgtttccttctttctacttGCAGCAGTGGTCAGCAGCACCAGCTCTACTTCAGCCTCTGCCGGTGGATACGGCGGTGGCTTCGGTCTAGCGGGCAGCGGCGGCGGCCGGGGCAGCGGCCGGGGCAGCGGCAGTGGCTTTGTCTCCGGTGGCGGCAGTGGTTTTGGCGGtggcagcggcagcggcagcggctTCGGAGGCGGCAGCAGCAGCTTCGGAGGTGGCAGCAGCTTCGGaggcggcagcggcagcggcagcggctCTGGAGGGCGCTCCGGCATCAGCGGGGGTGGGATCAGCACCGGCAGCAGCCGAGGGggcatcagcagcagcagcagcagctctgTCAAGTACTCTCAGTCATCCGGCCAGCGCTCCTCCAGATAAGCACCCTGGCCAGTTCCAGCGGCCCTCTGACCTCCATCCCCTGCCTCCAGGGGCTCCCCTCCCGCCCCTCCCGTGCGCCTGGGTGGTGGCTCCTCTTGGATCTGCTCTGTCTGCACTCCCCCAGCGTCCTCCCACCTCAGCTGGAAGCGAGAGGTCACTAGGGCTCCCCTGTATATAAAATGCTCCTCCCTTTGGCCCTTCTGTTCTGGCTCCAATAAATGCATTGTGCTTCACTTGAGGTTTCGGAGTTTGTTTCTTCGGAAGGTCTGTGCTCCTCTCGCAGCTCCCTCCCACATTCCCATCCGAGGCCACTCTTGTCTTCTTTCTGTGAATCCTTGCACTTAAGACACTTCACTTAGGAGCACTGACTCCTACTTTACCGCTTCTGCTTAGAAACTCTCTAGGACCATCATGCATTTCCAGCACCCCCACGGGTTTAAGATTGGTACTCTAGGATGGTTGAGGGACGGCATGCTGTGGctcaaagacctgagtttgaatcatgAGTCTTACCTTAATGTGAGCTGGAGCAAGCGACTCATGGTCTGTTTCTATTGATCTCTACTGTTAATTCTATGACCCCTCTTCCACTGCAGCCTTCATCattggggaaattattttttaatattaatttttattttattttttagaaaaaaaatttcccatggttacatgattcacatggGGGCAATACTAATGGTGGTGGGGAAGCACCTGTGGGCTTAGAGAATTTAGGAACGTTAGTGGGTCTGCATCAGACTAGAGTgcataaaattaaacaaataaagatttaaattcttttctttcattcaggGAAATCAGGAGAACTTCAATTATCATAGAacgttagagctggaagggaccttacatTTTGTCAGGATTCGATTCTGGATCACCCTCTAACTCTCAGAGTAGGCAGAACTTAAATGATTTGGCTAGGGCCACACCAATTCCATCTGACTACCACCATCTGGCTaccattatcatcactatcatcatcaccatcaatcATCCTCATTatcatcccaccccacccctatcATCAGCACCATCACTACCACTTTTCTGTCACCATCACCACCCtcacctccaccaccaccaccaggcATTTGTTAAGTGTGAAGGCTACAAAGAGAGCTTGCccaaacagtccctgtcctcaaagaattcacattctaataagagagacAATGGCAAACATGGCTGTGTACATATGAGACCTAATCACTGTAAAGTGATTTCAGAGTAAAGGTACCAGCTGAGGAGGGAGGAGCCTGGGAATGGCCTCTTGCCAGAATTATTTAAGTTGGTCTTAAAGGGAACaagagaagccaggaggtggagagggataataataataataataataattatcattattactatagtcaccattatttttattttcaatatattatatgaaaaataatatataatatatctgatttttattattattctcttcccTGTCTTCCTAACTATACTCTAAAGCCCTCATGACTGAAGGCTTTATCTCAGACTTCTTTGTGCTAAGATCCTGCTTAATAAAAGTTGGTAATGATATAGCCCAGCCTCTTCCTTTACTGCTCTAGATCTGCCTCCTCTACTTTAAAATGAGAGACTAGAGATGACCTCTAAActctcttccagatctaatatTCTCTGATGGTGACAGGTAATCTCAGAGACTGAGAAATACTGTTTTATTCCAATTTCACATTCATCAGAGCAGCTAGCTAGTAGACAGGGGGAAGCATTCACTCTTCTCTGCCAGAGTAGAAAATGACCTCCTTCTGATTGGGAAGTCCCTCATATTTCCTGTTGTTAGTGTGGATATGTGATTACATGATTGTTGGTTCTTTCTGTTTTGACAAGTATAGGGAGAAGGCAGAGCCTGAGGATCCAGCAGACTGATAAGGATGATAGAAGGACAAACTAGGgccatctatttttttaaacccttatcttctgtcttagtatgaattctgagacagaaaagtgggaagggctaTGCCTTACTATGCTGGGAATGAATGGAGGTAAGTGGCCTGCCCAGcctcacacaactagaaagtgtctgagggcagatttgaacccaggtcttcctgactctaggcttggtgccTAGAGTACACTGTGCTACTCAGCTGTTTCAAAGGCCATTTATTTTGATAAGTTTGAATTGTTTTTACTAATGTACTGAGCTTCTCCAACCATGCCTAGAGTGAAGAAATAACTGTGAGAAGCAGAGAAAGCTTTTGTTGTCACTAACCTAAAGATCTGGAGTCATGGATAAACCCCATTAAAGGCAGACatctttcttaaaaattatatttatatagttaaccattcatttaaaaatttgaagtttcaaattctctccctctttttagcCTCTTTCCCACTCagtaagaaggcaagcaatataatacTTATTGTATGTGTGAAATCATGCCAAAGGGCAAAGTTTCAAAtcgctctccagaatggttagatcagtttatGAT belongs to Gracilinanus agilis isolate LMUSP501 chromosome 5, AgileGrace, whole genome shotgun sequence and includes:
- the KRT3 gene encoding keratin, type II cytoskeletal 3, whose protein sequence is MHRQVCKTSGGGSKGFSGRSAVVSGSSRMSCVARTGRTGGGVCGSRGGAGGFSSHSLYNLGGNKSICSSVAGGSRGGAFGFGGGFGSCGGGFGGGRGVGGGFGGAGGFGGAGGFGGPGGFGGVGGFGGPGGFGPGGFPGGIQEVTVNQSLLQPLNVEIDPQIGAVRTQEREQIKTLNNKFASFIDKVRFLEQQNKVLETKWDLLQQQGTNSVTGTNNLNPLFESYISNLRSVLDRLQGERGNLDGELRNMQELVEDFKKKYEDEINRRTGAENEFVTLKKDVDTAYMNKVELQARADSLMDEVNFLKALYDAELSQMQSHVSDTSVILSMDNNRCLDLNSIIVEVQAQFEEITERNKAETTDLYKSKLGELQTTAGRHGDDLKSTKSEIMELNRMIQRIRAEIENVKKQNANLQTAIAEAEQRGELALKDAQAKLQELQNALQKAKDDLARLLRDYQELMNVKLALDIEIATYRKLLEGEECRMSGEFQNPVSISVVSSTSSTSASAGGYGGGFGLAGSGGGRGSGRGSGSGFVSGGGSGFGGGSGSGSGFGGGSSSFGGGSSFGGGSGSGSGSGGRSGISGGGISTGSSRGGISSSSSSSVKYSQSSGQRSSR